The region CCCACGGGCGGATTCAGGCGGGCGGTTGCGAAGGGCGCGGTTCTCCTGGCAGGGGACGCGGGCGGGTTTGTGGACCCCTTTTCAGGCGAGGGGATATACGGCGCCATCCGGAGCGGGAAGATGGCCGCGGAGACCGTCGCCGACGCTGCGAGGTCAGGGTACTTCTCGGGCGTGGCTCGTGCGTATACAGCAAGAGTCCGCAGCGAGTTCTCGAGGGATTTCCGCCTCTCGATGACTCTTGCGGCTCTGCTCGGCGCCAAGGACGGCCTTCCGTTCGCACTTGTCGAGGCCAACCCCGATCTCGTGTTCCTCCTTGCAGACATCCTGTACCGGCCGGGTTCCTACGCGCACTTGTTCGCCACGAGCTTGCTACGATCCCCAAGGGTCCTCGCTAAGCTCTTCTTGGCAAGGCTCGGGCTCGTTCCCACGGGCAGCGTGCGGATTTCAAGGTGAGTCTCGTCACGCGCTCTCGATGATGCCGAGCCTGAGTTCTTCTGCGATTCGAGCAATGAAGAACGAGTTCGTGGGGGCCTTGCCGTCGCGGGTAGCCCCGCACTGGCCGAAGACGGCCTTCAGATACTCCCCGTTTCCATGCTTCCACGTCTTCTGAATGGCATATCTGATCGCCGCTTCCACTATGAGGGGAGTGGTCCCGTGCTTCTCAGCGATTCTTGGGTAGAGGCTCTTGGTTATGACAGCAAGCAGGCTGGGGTCGGACGTCACCATCTCGATGGCCTCTTTCAGGTACTGGTAGCCTTTGAAGTACGTGGGCGTGCCCATCTTGAACAAGACCCTGGCGACCTGATCGCAGGTCTTGCTGTGCGCAGCCGCGCATGGCACGCTCCGGGCCCTCAGCGGGAGGGCTCTATCCACCCCGGCGACTTGCCGTATTCGGCTGAGCAGGCACGCACGGTCGAACGGCTTCAGGAGATAGTAATCCGCGCCGAGCCTGACGCTCCTCTTCACGATGCCTTCTTCCTCGAACGCGGTAACTACTATGATACCAGGCCTCTTCTCCAGATCCATCTCTGCGAGGCGCTGCAGAACACCCAAGCCATCGAGATAAGGCATTATGATGTCGAGGAGGACCACGTCCGGCTTCACCTGGACGATCATGTCGAGCGCCTGCAAACCGTCTTCCGCGGAACCCGCCCACTCCA is a window of Bacillota bacterium DNA encoding:
- the spo0A gene encoding sporulation transcription factor Spo0A, producing MDSTIRVVAAENNRDMCAVLEALIRAEPDLEWAGSAEDGLQALDMIVQVKPDVVLLDIIMPYLDGLGVLQRLAEMDLEKRPGIIVVTAFEEEGIVKRSVRLGADYYLLKPFDRACLLSRIRQVAGVDRALPLRARSVPCAAAHSKTCDQVARVLFKMGTPTYFKGYQYLKEAIEMVTSDPSLLAVITKSLYPRIAEKHGTTPLIVEAAIRYAIQKTWKHGNGEYLKAVFGQCGATRDGKAPTNSFFIARIAEELRLGIIESA